The following are encoded in a window of Artemia franciscana chromosome 19, ASM3288406v1, whole genome shotgun sequence genomic DNA:
- the LOC136039330 gene encoding ATP synthase subunit O, mitochondrial-like, translating to MASKQICQIAARQFSTTSAATQLVKAPIQVFGIEGRYATALYSAAVKQKKLEAVEKDLVQLNASLKKFPRLGELLKNPTLSRQLKKDAIGSMLKEQKAVDLTSNFLDLLTENNRLKMVDGVINAFKTIMAAHRGEVICEVTSAKPLDEAARKDLEVALKGFLKPGQNIKLTLKTDPAIIGGLVVSIGDRFVDMSIGTKIKRYTAALKTAV from the exons atggCATCCAAACAAATATGTCAAATA GCTGCTAGACAATTTTCGACCACATCAGCAGCAACTCAGCTTGTGAAGGCTCCTATTCAAGTTTTTGGGATTGAAGGCAGATATGCAACAGCTTTATATTCTGCTGCTGTTAAACAGAAGAAGCTTGAAGCTGTCGAAAAGGATCTAGTTCAGCTTAAT GCATCCTTGAAGAAATTTCCTCGACTTGGTGAACTCCTTAAGAATCCAACGTTGAGCCGTCAGTTGAAGAAAGATGCCATAGGCTCAATGTTGAAAGAACAAAAAGCTGTAGATTTGACCTCCAATTTCTTAG atTTGTTGACTGAAAATAATCGGTTGAAGATGGTTGATGGTGTCATTAATGCTTTCAAGACTATCATGGCCGCTCATAGAGGAGAAGTTATCTGTGAAGTTACATCTGCTaag CCTCTTGATGAAGCTGCGCGCAAAGATTTGGAAGTGGCTCTGAAGGGCTTCCTGAAGCCAGGTCAAAATATTAAGTTAACCTTGAAAACTGACCCAGCCATAATTGGTGGACTTGTTGTGTCCATTGGAGATCGTTTCGTTGACATGAGCATTGGAACTAAAATCAAGAGATACACAGCTGCGCTCAAAACTGCTGTCtag